The genome window ACCTCACGCGGTGCGGCGTCCTTCCGGCTCGTGTCTCCGTCGATGGCCGGAGGCAGCTAGTCACCAAGTGATCAGATGTGTGGTCGGTGTGTGAGGAAAGCAGGTGTCGACCGGGGTGTCAATGGTTCTGGTCAGAGCCGCGTTGCATCATCGACGCCATGACGAGGCAGGTGCAGGTGGCCATCGATTGCGCAGACCCGGACCGGCTCGCCCGGTTCTGGGCGGAGGCGCTCGGTTACGAGGTGGAGAATCCCTCGCCCGCGCCGGACGAGCCGGGCGAGCGGTGGAATGCCGTGGTGGACCCGGCGGGTACAGGTCCGCGGGTGCTCTTCCACAGCGTCCCGGAGGGCAAGGTCGTGAAGAACAGGGTGCATCTCGACGTCCGGGCCGGCGGACCGCGCGGGACACCCATCGCGGTACGCCGCCCGCTCGTCGACGCCGAGGTCACCCGGCTGCTGGACGCCGATGCCACCCACGTCCGCACGACCGAGGACGAGTCCGACTACTACGCGGTCATGCTCGATCCCGAGGGCAACGAGTTCTGCATCTGCTGACGGAGCCGCCCGCCGTGCCCGCCCAATCACGATCATGAGTGGTTGGACGGGGGTCGTAGGCGGGCGGAAAGGAATTGCGGCCGGGTCCATACTCAGCGGCATGGCCGAACCCGTCGATCTCG of Mycobacteriales bacterium contains these proteins:
- a CDS encoding VOC family protein, translating into MTRQVQVAIDCADPDRLARFWAEALGYEVENPSPAPDEPGERWNAVVDPAGTGPRVLFHSVPEGKVVKNRVHLDVRAGGPRGTPIAVRRPLVDAEVTRLLDADATHVRTTEDESDYYAVMLDPEGNEFCIC